A genomic segment from Polyangium mundeleinium encodes:
- a CDS encoding translocation/assembly module TamB domain-containing protein: protein MRRALATGAATLGLCAVFTGSAALAVGLHLDVGPFRRLARDVANQALGSLFEGKIVLSEIDHLALDEVSIRSAVTLDPRGTEIIRANGIHGRFDLIRFARASLFGTGERTLAFPHIRIEEAEVLLDRGPDQHLGLETAFLLRPTPKKPKKPKKPGEVDRAAERPTAVALERIEIGHAHVRGQVAPPRAVDADITRLFASVHVSPRGIAVDVEHTGIRERALAQVPLAGTVDYHLHVDIPPEATTTSAAPETQSPAEVMRMWSSFAGRAGPIEVQARAALEGTHVTAAVELPRAEPADLRLLVPDLPLRERVSAKVTLEGDAPTFEVEGRLEVTPAQRSPGSIALRGKLDVAHGARLALDVTADDVDPRMFVEGLPEANVDMSARLQLDTNPTVRLVAEARTEPTVVQQQAVPAADVHLVYDHGDLEGRVTLHEQGAPTSGSFIVSPGGAVRFEAETFVASLESAPRLAGPATGSARVQVQGTINAGKIDARAFGSVHDLHAKGGVSLERGRVEGRIRGPFEKLDVEAALEGEGLIAGGRGADKVTARVSGPVAAPKVEARLEGGDVGELEASARIETKEKSAREVALRLSREGERIEGKAKRVALRGGALAIEGLTAEGPGVGALEGTLAVDGRELTGKLKGEGVDLGRLGRLLDLDRNLRGLADVDVALTRTRDGRKGHVHLQVEEGTFSAGGLPITGASGSLVATFEDARATMDGTFRLVDRDKTGAEDACNGSIAEVRISGAEGNLRGPLLDPSTWARLTGSARVDAPDWDLRCIARRLPVALVLSEVSGRLGAGFTIERPAGQRFVSVRDLDVHTRDFVVAGPVGFGEDKPAWESRAMDVAVSGSLNGATGATDVTLSLLDTATMVELATHVNLDLPTLVDDPKKRSASLLASRGTAELTIPRRTVRSFQTLPSVLRDALPPIRGAIALSASASGTLERPAIRVNARGFGLAHDARTLGPSPWAFPVDVDATATYDASKATLRAAVRKDARELAVVEANADVDLAAVRAGRDIPPRGDARATLRDLPLELIPYFADRDVAGRVSGVLRFEQRGVEPQAAARIEVSGLELGSQSSFDRTTLELSIGNPGGAGNPARGVAQLELVGRGGGRIDATGYAGVDWQGIVPRIDATRPADLLLKANRFRLASLTPLVSGTLSRLDGSLDGDLRVGLHRFGEDDGRIEANMEVRNGVFHVPQIGQEFKNTRVSIRTTDKGELRFDDLRAEGISGAVEGFAIVQMKGLAFQKANGELTIDRDEELPVTFEGVPLGHAHGRIVLAAEKEGREVSLTVSVPDLHLALPASSTRGVQSLDPNPDVVVSHALGPPKEERPKDALAYLITFELGDITIEGMGADVDLTGGSTPPRVSLTDETQLSGDVEISRGSFEIVGKKFEIERGLVRLRPEEAGNPYVNVTARWDAPDGTRVFVDYVGDLKPITEQKLRFRSSPPMSQQAILSMILIGDTPESKDTQSQATAQASPRATDVAAGVVGGEIASAQINAILSQIAPLRGLSTRVGTTEAGRLRTTVIYELGDTVTAQASYEGSPASSRLEGIQSPTGTTQGTENRTELNLDWRFKRNWALRGSFGFGGINQQPSSGLDLFWQYRY from the coding sequence GTGCGCCGCGCGCTCGCCACGGGCGCAGCCACGCTCGGGCTTTGCGCGGTGTTCACCGGGTCCGCCGCCCTCGCCGTCGGCCTCCACCTCGACGTCGGCCCGTTCCGCCGCCTCGCGCGCGACGTCGCGAACCAGGCGCTCGGATCGCTCTTCGAAGGCAAGATCGTGCTCTCGGAGATCGATCACCTCGCGCTCGACGAGGTGTCGATCCGATCGGCCGTCACGCTCGATCCGCGCGGCACGGAAATCATACGGGCGAATGGGATCCACGGTCGGTTCGACCTCATAAGGTTTGCCCGCGCGTCGCTCTTCGGCACGGGCGAGCGTACGCTCGCCTTCCCGCACATCCGGATCGAGGAGGCCGAGGTGCTGCTCGATCGCGGGCCCGATCAGCACCTCGGGCTCGAGACGGCGTTCCTGCTGCGGCCGACGCCGAAGAAGCCCAAGAAGCCGAAGAAACCGGGCGAGGTGGACCGAGCGGCCGAGCGACCGACGGCGGTGGCGCTCGAGCGCATCGAGATCGGCCACGCGCACGTACGTGGGCAGGTGGCGCCGCCGCGCGCGGTCGACGCCGATATCACGCGCCTGTTCGCGTCGGTGCACGTGAGCCCGCGTGGGATCGCTGTGGACGTGGAGCACACGGGCATCCGAGAGCGCGCGCTCGCGCAGGTGCCGCTCGCGGGCACGGTCGATTACCACCTGCACGTGGACATACCGCCCGAGGCGACGACGACGAGCGCGGCGCCCGAGACGCAGAGCCCGGCCGAGGTCATGCGGATGTGGAGCAGCTTCGCGGGGCGCGCGGGGCCGATCGAGGTGCAGGCGCGCGCGGCGCTCGAAGGCACACACGTCACTGCGGCGGTCGAGCTGCCGCGCGCCGAGCCCGCGGATCTCAGGCTGCTCGTGCCGGATTTGCCCCTGCGCGAACGAGTCTCCGCGAAGGTCACGCTCGAAGGGGATGCGCCCACGTTCGAGGTCGAGGGGCGGCTCGAGGTGACGCCCGCGCAGCGATCGCCGGGCTCGATCGCGCTGCGGGGCAAGCTCGACGTGGCGCACGGGGCGCGGCTCGCGCTCGACGTGACCGCGGACGACGTCGATCCGCGCATGTTCGTGGAAGGTTTGCCCGAGGCAAACGTGGACATGAGTGCGCGGCTTCAACTCGACACGAACCCCACGGTGCGGCTCGTGGCCGAGGCGAGGACCGAGCCGACGGTCGTGCAGCAGCAGGCGGTGCCGGCGGCCGACGTGCACCTGGTCTACGATCATGGCGATCTCGAAGGCCGCGTAACGTTGCACGAGCAGGGCGCGCCCACGTCCGGATCGTTCATCGTGAGCCCAGGTGGCGCCGTGCGGTTCGAGGCGGAGACGTTCGTCGCGTCGCTCGAATCGGCGCCGCGGCTCGCGGGTCCGGCCACGGGCAGCGCGCGTGTGCAGGTGCAGGGGACGATCAACGCGGGGAAGATCGACGCGCGTGCCTTCGGCTCGGTGCACGATCTCCACGCGAAGGGCGGCGTGTCGCTCGAACGAGGCCGCGTGGAAGGGCGCATCCGCGGGCCCTTCGAAAAACTCGACGTCGAGGCCGCGCTCGAAGGCGAAGGGCTCATCGCAGGCGGGCGCGGCGCGGACAAGGTGACGGCGCGCGTGAGCGGGCCCGTCGCAGCGCCGAAGGTAGAGGCGCGGCTCGAAGGCGGCGACGTGGGCGAGCTCGAAGCGTCGGCACGGATCGAGACGAAAGAGAAGAGCGCGCGCGAGGTAGCGCTGCGGCTCTCGCGCGAGGGCGAGCGGATCGAAGGCAAAGCAAAGCGCGTCGCGCTGCGCGGCGGAGCGCTCGCGATCGAGGGGCTCACGGCCGAAGGGCCGGGCGTGGGCGCCCTCGAAGGGACCCTCGCGGTGGACGGGCGCGAGCTCACGGGCAAGCTCAAGGGCGAAGGCGTGGACCTCGGTCGGCTCGGTCGGCTGCTCGATCTCGATCGGAACCTGCGAGGCCTCGCGGACGTGGACGTCGCGCTCACGCGCACGAGGGACGGGCGCAAGGGCCATGTGCACCTGCAGGTCGAGGAGGGGACGTTCTCCGCCGGGGGATTGCCGATCACGGGCGCGAGCGGCTCGCTCGTGGCGACGTTCGAGGACGCGCGCGCGACGATGGATGGCACGTTCCGCCTCGTCGATCGCGACAAGACCGGCGCGGAGGACGCGTGCAACGGTTCGATCGCCGAGGTGCGGATCTCCGGCGCCGAGGGGAACTTGCGCGGGCCGCTCCTGGATCCTTCGACGTGGGCGCGGCTCACGGGCTCGGCGCGCGTGGACGCGCCCGACTGGGATCTGCGGTGCATCGCGCGGCGCCTGCCGGTCGCGCTCGTCCTCAGCGAGGTCTCGGGTCGCCTCGGCGCGGGCTTCACGATCGAGCGGCCCGCGGGGCAGCGGTTCGTCTCGGTGCGCGACCTCGACGTGCACACGCGTGACTTCGTGGTCGCGGGCCCCGTGGGGTTCGGCGAGGACAAACCCGCGTGGGAGTCGCGCGCGATGGACGTCGCGGTCTCCGGATCGCTGAACGGCGCGACGGGCGCGACGGATGTGACGCTTTCGCTGCTCGACACGGCGACGATGGTGGAGCTCGCGACCCACGTGAATCTCGATCTCCCGACGCTGGTCGACGATCCGAAGAAACGGAGCGCCTCGCTGCTCGCGTCGCGCGGGACGGCCGAGCTCACGATCCCGCGGCGAACGGTGCGCTCGTTCCAGACGTTGCCCTCGGTGCTGCGCGACGCGCTCCCGCCGATCCGAGGTGCGATCGCGCTCTCCGCGTCGGCGAGCGGGACCTTGGAGCGGCCGGCGATCCGCGTGAACGCGCGCGGGTTCGGCCTCGCGCACGACGCGCGGACGCTCGGCCCGAGCCCGTGGGCGTTCCCCGTCGACGTGGACGCGACCGCGACCTACGACGCGAGCAAGGCGACCCTGCGCGCGGCCGTGCGCAAGGACGCGCGCGAGCTCGCCGTGGTCGAGGCGAACGCCGACGTCGACCTCGCCGCGGTGCGCGCGGGCCGCGACATCCCGCCGCGCGGCGACGCGCGCGCGACGCTTCGTGATCTGCCCCTGGAGCTCATCCCGTACTTCGCAGATCGAGACGTCGCGGGCCGCGTGAGCGGCGTCCTCCGCTTCGAGCAGCGCGGCGTCGAGCCCCAAGCCGCGGCGCGCATCGAGGTGTCGGGCCTGGAGCTCGGCAGCCAGTCGTCCTTCGATCGCACCACGCTGGAGCTCTCGATCGGAAACCCCGGCGGCGCGGGCAACCCCGCGCGCGGCGTGGCGCAGCTCGAGCTCGTAGGTCGTGGCGGCGGGCGCATCGACGCCACGGGGTACGCGGGTGTCGACTGGCAAGGCATCGTCCCGCGGATCGACGCGACGCGGCCCGCGGACTTGCTCCTCAAGGCGAATCGGTTCCGCCTCGCGAGCCTCACGCCGCTCGTCTCCGGGACGCTCTCGCGGCTCGACGGCTCGCTCGACGGGGATCTGCGCGTCGGCCTGCATCGCTTCGGCGAGGATGACGGGCGCATCGAGGCGAACATGGAGGTGCGCAACGGCGTCTTCCACGTCCCGCAGATCGGCCAGGAGTTCAAGAACACGCGCGTCTCGATCCGCACGACGGACAAGGGCGAGCTGCGCTTCGACGACCTCCGCGCCGAAGGCATCAGCGGCGCGGTGGAGGGCTTTGCGATCGTGCAGATGAAGGGCCTCGCCTTCCAGAAGGCGAACGGCGAGCTCACGATCGATCGCGACGAGGAGCTGCCCGTGACGTTCGAGGGCGTGCCGCTCGGGCACGCGCACGGGAGGATCGTGCTCGCGGCGGAGAAGGAGGGGCGCGAGGTGTCGCTCACCGTGAGCGTGCCCGATCTTCATCTCGCGCTGCCGGCGTCGAGCACGCGCGGCGTGCAGTCGCTCGATCCCAATCCCGACGTCGTGGTCTCGCACGCGCTCGGCCCGCCGAAGGAAGAGCGCCCCAAGGACGCGCTCGCGTATCTGATCACGTTCGAGCTCGGCGACATCACGATCGAGGGGATGGGCGCGGATGTCGACCTCACGGGCGGCAGCACGCCGCCGCGCGTCTCGCTCACGGACGAGACGCAGCTCTCGGGCGACGTCGAGATCAGCCGCGGCTCGTTCGAGATCGTGGGCAAGAAGTTCGAGATCGAACGAGGCCTCGTGCGCCTGCGGCCGGAGGAAGCGGGCAACCCCTACGTGAACGTGACCGCGCGCTGGGACGCGCCCGACGGCACGCGCGTGTTCGTCGACTACGTGGGGGATCTCAAGCCGATCACCGAGCAGAAGCTCCGCTTCCGATCGAGCCCGCCGATGTCGCAGCAGGCGATCCTGTCGATGATCCTCATCGGCGACACGCCCGAGTCGAAGGACACGCAGTCGCAGGCGACGGCGCAGGCGTCGCCGCGCGCAACCGACGTGGCGGCGGGCGTGGTGGGCGGCGAGATCGCCTCGGCACAGATCAACGCGATCCTGTCGCAGATCGCGCCGCTCCGAGGTCTGTCCACGCGCGTCGGGACGACCGAGGCCGGCAGGCTCCGTACAACGGTGATCTACGAGCTCGGCGACACCGTGACCGCACAGGCGAGCTACGAAGGTTCGCCCGCGTCGAGCCGCCTCGAAGGCATCCAGAGCCCCACGGGCACGACGCAGGGCACGGAGAACCGCACGGAGCTGAACCTCGACTGGCGCTTCAAGCGCAACTGGGCGCTGCGCGGATCGTTCGGCTTCGGAGGAATCAACCAGCAGCCGAGCTCAGGCCTCGATCTGTTCTGGCAGTACCGCTACTAG
- a CDS encoding LNS2 domain-containing protein has product MRGTVAFFLAGIVGMAACGTGGGVDVVTSGATTGAGASGGAGGSGGSGGAGGDATGGGGSGGVPGAWCAPIPACDAPAPPPGEAVDWNAVIPPFGAPNHRGRDLFLNPGDPQWILAKFSYGTFDDDIKGEYVDVYVQRDCAGVWEQLGTATTTEDGEHATVEGVEDTGGRVYFEIPKEKALGLGRHRVHLVVKGDLSTTDLFLEVVPKGTPVFVSDIDGTLTTYETEEFVALAQGALPEVRKDAAKLFDVLVSKGYHPFYMTARPEWLGARTRAFLDQNGFPHGIVHTTLTKSGALGSEASTYKTGELAMLAQKGMIPTYAFGNTDTDAAAYFNAMVQPDERRVFIEFDDTVHGGRRIESYTELLAEAEALPSLCQ; this is encoded by the coding sequence ATGCGTGGAACGGTCGCTTTCTTTTTGGCGGGGATCGTGGGCATGGCCGCATGTGGCACCGGCGGCGGTGTCGATGTCGTGACCAGCGGCGCCACGACGGGCGCGGGCGCTTCCGGGGGCGCGGGCGGATCAGGCGGCTCCGGGGGTGCAGGCGGCGACGCGACGGGCGGCGGCGGATCGGGCGGCGTGCCAGGGGCGTGGTGCGCGCCGATCCCGGCCTGCGACGCGCCTGCCCCGCCGCCGGGAGAGGCCGTCGACTGGAACGCGGTGATCCCGCCGTTCGGCGCCCCGAACCACCGCGGGCGTGATCTCTTCCTGAACCCCGGCGATCCGCAGTGGATCCTGGCGAAGTTCTCGTACGGGACCTTCGACGACGACATCAAGGGCGAGTACGTCGACGTCTACGTGCAGCGCGACTGCGCAGGCGTGTGGGAGCAGCTCGGGACCGCGACGACGACCGAGGACGGCGAGCACGCGACGGTCGAGGGCGTGGAGGACACGGGAGGGCGCGTCTACTTCGAGATCCCGAAGGAGAAGGCCCTCGGGCTCGGGAGACACAGGGTTCATCTCGTTGTCAAGGGCGACCTCTCGACGACGGACCTCTTCCTCGAGGTCGTTCCGAAAGGGACGCCGGTGTTCGTGAGCGACATCGACGGGACGCTGACGACCTACGAGACGGAGGAGTTCGTCGCGCTCGCCCAGGGGGCGCTGCCGGAGGTACGAAAGGACGCGGCGAAGCTCTTCGACGTGCTCGTTTCGAAGGGCTATCACCCGTTTTACATGACCGCCCGGCCCGAATGGCTGGGGGCGCGGACGCGGGCGTTCCTCGATCAAAACGGTTTTCCGCACGGGATCGTGCACACGACGCTGACGAAGTCGGGCGCGCTCGGGAGCGAGGCATCCACGTACAAGACCGGCGAGCTCGCGATGCTCGCGCAAAAAGGGATGATCCCCACCTACGCCTTCGGCAATACGGACACCGACGCCGCGGCTTATTTCAACGCGATGGTGCAGCCCGACGAGCGGCGCGTGTTCATCGAGTTCGACGATACGGTGCACGGCGGCCGCCGGATCGAGAGTTACACGGAGCTGCTCGCCGAGGCCGAGGCGCTGCCGAGCCTCTGCCAATGA